The DNA segment AACTGCCTTACCCGTTTCATTCGCCCAGCCCTATCGAGTATTGGTAATTGACGATGATGTCGCATTAACTAAGCGATTAAAGGCAGAATCAGATGCTTGGGGTTTTCGCATCAAAGTTGCCTCCAGTTTAGCTGAAGCGCGATCGCGTCTAGCCCTCAAGATTCCTGATGTAGTGCTGCTAGATCTCAGTTTTCCACAAGCAGAAGAAGATGGATTAACCCTGCTGCAGGAGATTACTGGGCGGTTCCCTGACCTACCTGTGATTGTATTTACAGGACGAGATACCCTTGCTGATCGATTGGCTGTTTCACGTCTGGGCGCACGACAGTTTTTGCATAAGCCTGCCAGTACTGAGCAGATTTTGAGCGCGATCGTCCGCGTTTCACCTAAGCGCCAAACCGTAGAAGCCAAAGTCTTAATTGTTGACGATGATCCAACGATGTTATCGCTTTTGTCCAGTATGCTTGCTCCTTGGGGTATTGACGTGGCAACTCTTAATAATCCCCAGCACTTCTGGAAGGCTTTAGTTGCAACTTCACCCAATTTGCTTCTGTTAGATCTGGAAATGCCTCAGATTAGCGGATTGGAGTTGTGCCAGGTGGTGCGGCAGGATGCCCATTGGGAAGATTTGCCTATTCTGGTTGTGACGGCTCGCACAGATCCAGATTCTCTTCAACAAGCCTTTGCTGCCGGAGCTGATGACTTTATTGCCAAGCCAGTATTGGGGCCAGAACTCGTAACAAGGGTACTCAGCCGGATCGAGCGAACTCGCTTACGTCAGGAGTTGGGGAATATTGATGGCATGATTAAAGGGGGAAACTAGCAATGAGTCTGGATTGGCGATTTTTATCCTATGCTGTGGCGATCGGTTCTACAGTAATCGCCCTTCTGCTGAGACTCTGGCTAGATCCTGTGCTGGCTGGCAGCCTTGATGCTTTTTTCTACATTTCTGTAACTATCACTGCCTGGTCTGGTGGATTTAAGCCAGGAATAATTGCCGTCGTTCTTTCTACATTGGCGATCGATTATTTCTTTGTGCCCCCGATTAGCCAATTTGGAATTGAGCAGGCAGCAGATGGTTTGCAGCTAGGCATCTTTTTATTTGTTGCTTTAACCATTAGTTTGCTCAGCAGCAATCTTAAAGACAGCAAGCAAAAGATTCAGAAACTCAATCAGCAATTCGCTGAAAAAAATGCTGACCAGCTAAGTGCTGCTTTGCGTAAAGCACAAGCTGATGAACAACTGCTGCAACAGCAATTTAAGCAACAGCGGATAGTTATGGAGATGACCCAGCGTATCCGACAATTTCTTGATTTGCAGAACATTTTGCAAGCAACCGTAGATGAAGTGCGGCAGTTTCTTCAGATCGATCGGGTGATCATCTTT comes from the Trichocoleus sp. genome and includes:
- a CDS encoding DUF4118 domain-containing protein, giving the protein MSLDWRFLSYAVAIGSTVIALLLRLWLDPVLAGSLDAFFYISVTITAWSGGFKPGIIAVVLSTLAIDYFFVPPISQFGIEQAADGLQLGIFLFVALTISLLSSNLKDSKQKIQKLNQQFAEKNADQLSAALRKAQADEQLLQQQFKQQRIVMEMTQRIRQFLDLQNILQATVDEVRQFLQIDRVIIFQLTSDWRGAVTVESVVDEVSS